TTGTCCTTTAATAGAGAAAAGTTTTTTAACACCcgtttctgaaatgaaaatggacCCAGCGCTCAGTCCTCCGCTTTAACATTTAACTATGCTCCAATTATCCTGAGTCATACAATATAACAGTTCTCTCTTTTAGTTCTGGATAAAATGATCCTCCACAGATCTCAGCTGAGGAGGTGATCAGGTGTTGGTGGAGGTCTCGACTGACTTGTTGCTCATCAGTCCTCGGATGTTTGGATCCAGTGGCTGTTGGTTCTTCCTGGTCCACATCAGTGTCCTAAAACGTCAGCTGACATTCAGGCTGTTCGACCTCGGCGACAAGTTCAGACACGCGTGTTTCAGGTCCAACAAACAGGAGACGAGGCGACTGTGGCAAGTGTCGGCGTCGCTGGTGATGTGAAGGCGACAGAATCAGCCAGTCGGACCACCAGAGCCATGagttcagccaatcagatgctGGTCTGGATCATGTCCTCGCTGTCATGGTCTTGGTGAATATGTCTTAGCCCTGGAGGACAGGAGACCACTCGGAGACCAAGCTCTGCTGATGCATGGCTCTGACGTTCCCTCTCGGCATTAGGAGGTTGCAGTCTGTTTGTTGCGAAAGGTTTCGAAGAACGCCAACATCCCCTTCCTCACGCTGCCGCTGCCGCCCTTCGTTATCCTCGGCGTCATCACGGTGGAGATGCCGCTGCCATGGTAACGGGATGTAAGAGGAGGGAAGGCGGCGCCATCCATGGAGTTGGCCCGTTTGACCTTTGAGGGGTTCGCACGCCACGACTTGGACCTTGGAGGAGGAGTCTGGGCCACCAGACATTTCTGATACTGGACCTGATGGAGAGGAAAGGAGCATTACAGCAACCATCAGTGTCAATCAGAGCCGAGACCAAACCCCGGACCCAGGGCTCAGAATCCAGTctgtcacagaaacactcacacatcacGTCATGTGAAGTAACCGTGACTAACACGTTAGCAAACAGCTCCAGGctccacatccagcagacaacagaaagaaaacaggatcATCACAACAAACTGCGCAATTCGTCCGTCTTCTCTGCAGGGACACAGGAGTGTTGATCTCAGTCCAGGCCTCTGTCCTCTACCTCAGCAGGTAGAGGACAGAAGCTGTTAGCTTTTATTTTGCAAATACTGAGACTGAACCAGACAGGACCAAATCACAGGCTCCTTTCAATTGATGTTAACATAGAAAAAATATTCTAAACTCGCTGTCGCCTCAGAGCCTGTGACCTGTGATCAGAGGACGCAGAGCCATGGAAGCGTTTCAGTATCATGCAGGAAAACTGTCAGATTCCATTCATCAGGAGTGTTTGCCTCCACCTacaggtcagacagagaactGCAGGTCCTCCACACTGAGcacagagacagtcagacagacagacagacacgtgTCTCACCATACACGCAGCTTGGACGGCCTCAGAGATGATTCCTGCATCCGGTTCACACCAGAACACGTGACACTCGAAGCGCTGCGTGCCGCCGTCGACGATCACGGCAAAGGTGTGGCTATCATGGCCGACGCCCAGAAAGGTGAGGAAACGTACCTGGCACTCCCAGAATGGCTCCTCCCCTTCCTGTCAGGATCAAGTAAGACAGGTTAAACGGAGCTGTCGTGACCTTTGACCGGCAGATAAACACTGTTTCATGCTTAAAGGCTACCTCTCCCTTCCACAGCGACAGGACGTTATCGGTGACGTGGATCACGGTCGGCTCCCAGTCGTCTCTGTCTGTGGAGTTCATGATGCTCTCGATCGCTCTGTTCAGCACCTCCATacctgtgacacacaaacacaccttcattcaaacaccagcagctgcagcgaCAGTCCACAGTTACACAGCTGCATCTGTTAAAGACACAGTCCTTTAcatttcagtcctggttgaCTCGGTGACCCCTGGTGGTCAGTGGAGGTAACAGCAGGTGTGTTGGGGGTTCACTCAGACTGGTCAAACTCCAGCGTTTGGAAGATTAACACCAATTTAACACAAATTTCATTTGAACACAAACTGATAgttaatgaatgaatacagTAATTGACAAACCAGCCTGTGGACCTGAACCATCAGCTGGCACACCTGGTTTCATTAGCTGCCTGCACCTGATGAAGTAAAGCTTAAAAAAACTCCCACCATGCCTCTGGTATAGAATTACATCACTCGTTAGCGTGATCAAAATGATTAACCGTGAGTTGGTTTACAGTGTGTACATTGACGGAACAAACAGAGGTGAATGTTGGTGCgttcaggtgtgttcaggtgtaacaggtgtgtttctgtgctacCCATGGCTCTGGACACCGGCAGGTTACCGATGTACTGGACCTCAAACTTCTGGACCTGCTGCCGCACCGCCTCCAGGAATtcaactgaaacaacaacacgTAAACATTAaggaccaatcagagagcagcaggtgaTCTCAGAGAACAGGGCAGGTGAATTACCTTGCCTGGGCAGGTCTTCAGGTGAGATACTCTCCATCGTCAGAGAGTGAGACGGCCTCATCAGCGCCTTCTCTGACATCATctacagaaaagacagaaaagtgagAACATCCAGAGAACATCCAGAGAACATCCAGAGAACATCCGTGGCTTCCTGATCCAGAGCCGAGCTCACTGGCTCCTGAACAGCAGGCTCAGTGTTAGGCCTGACTTACTGCAGGAGGAAACGGTGCGTTTACTGACAGCATGGAAAAGGTAACTACACCAAACTGAAGTTTATATGCATCAAATTCACCAAGAGCTTATTTTCACATGATGTGGGTTTGTTATCACAGGTAAATCATGTAAAGGGTGGGGTTGGTTTTGTATCTGTATCTTTTTCATTCTATTAATAACAGTAAGAATCACATCGGTGGCCTGTACAATAACATGTGgctctttttattctttaattacACAGTTATTGGTTATTACTCAATAAAAAAGGTTGTTTACACCATTTCCAGTTCAGTTTAGTTTCCTGGTCCAGTACCTGTAACAAAAACACCTCCCAGTTGTTCCTGATTGTACCTGATTCATACACTAACTCTGTAAATCACAGGCCGGATCATAAAGTTTCACCAAAACGCCGCGATGTGTCCAACATTTTGGTTTCTGACCAGATTCCTGTGagactaatgacattcccatcagccttgtgtttattgttgattagctaatgttagcatgctaacagacTGAACTAAGATGGGGAACATGGGGGACGATGCGGCTGAGACCCTGCAGAGACTCACTGACCTTGGAGCACATCTCATGCAGAGCTGTGGCGATGGCTTTGGCCGGAGTGTCGCAGCGAAACACATGACACTTCAGCACACAGCTGTCCTTATCTCCCGCCACAAAGGCAAAGTCCCTGaacgcaccacacacacacacacacagtggtcaCATGGTTGTGGATAACTAGCCGACGGGCAGGTGATCATGTGATCAACAGGTTAAGTCAGTAAATGACCCTGACGTATAGAGGAGGCTGTGAAGAtgagtgtaactgtgtgtgttcatggttcTGGGTGTGAAGAGGTAAAGGCAGAGTGGTTTACCTGTCCCTGCCcaggtgagggggtgggggggggggggcgtgttaagaaacagagaaagtgacAGTGTTAGTGTTAGCTGACAGGTAAACAAACTGAAAGGTGAGTTTGATTTGAACACCtgagtgtgtctgctgtttacTGAGACACTTCTAACAAGAAACATCGTTAAACAAAGTTTGTTGCTTTGGTGTAATAATGTAcgtttttaaaaagtcacacGTTAATAAGAATAACATGAAGAACACGTTTGTGtcgcagcagcagctgctgtgaaaatcCTGCTGATGATTGTGTGAAGGTGAGATCAGGACAGGTGCACAGGTGCACAGGTGGACAGGTGGGTCTGACCGGCTCACCTGCCGTTGTTGCAGCCCACCCCCCAGACACGGATGTTGATGATTGGCTGACAGTGGAGGGGGGTGTGGTCTAAAGGGTCCAACAGGGTCAGAGTGTCTTTCTTCAGAACCAGCATCATCTCCCGACCCTGcacgcagacagacaggtgggtAGAGCAGACAACCAAAGCCAGGTCTGACCGTCTGATCGGGTTTAAACGGGATTCTAATGTCTAAACCAGATCCGAAGTCTGAACAGGTTCTATGTTTAAACCAGATCCTGACAGTTTGAACaggtttaaataaaacattcaccAGTTTAACCCAGTTCACATCCACATTCTCACCTCCCCCCAGGCtcccagtctgtctctctgctcagggctgctgcagtgagacagCTGCTGGATGACATTACTGACAGCGAGACTGCTGCGACCAGGAGACAGGTCCTCCTCCTCAACCTGCAGCCAGCCAAGTGAACGCACCGCAAAGCactgacagacaggtggagagtgagacagagattGGATTAAGCGATCAGTGAGAAaccaggacacagagagacagacacagagaaagacagattaaATCA
This genomic stretch from Toxotes jaculatrix isolate fToxJac2 chromosome 12, fToxJac2.pri, whole genome shotgun sequence harbors:
- the apbb3 gene encoding amyloid-beta A4 precursor protein-binding family B member 3 isoform X1 produces the protein MMGKDYMLAIIIVNYDDNIWTDQNLLLDPDLPSGWRTIKDSTGTYYWHVPTGATQWQHPRLTGTPQPLHTQQEDAGQQSSSRQTGGVPEDRSSWHEDYLTNHDPDSKCFAVRSLGWLQVEEEDLSPGRSSLAVSNVIQQLSHCSSPEQRDRLGAWGEGREMMLVLKKDTLTLLDPLDHTPLHCQPIINIRVWGVGCNNGRDRDFAFVAGDKDSCVLKCHVFRCDTPAKAIATALHEMCSKMMSEKALMRPSHSLTMESISPEDLPRQVEFLEAVRQQVQKFEVQYIGNLPVSRAMGMEVLNRAIESIMNSTDRDDWEPTVIHVTDNVLSLWKGEEGEEPFWECQVRFLTFLGVGHDSHTFAVIVDGGTQRFECHVFWCEPDAGIISEAVQAACMVQYQKCLVAQTPPPRSKSWRANPSKVKRANSMDGAAFPPLTSRYHGSGISTVMTPRITKGGSGSVRKGMLAFFETFRNKQTATS
- the apbb3 gene encoding amyloid-beta A4 precursor protein-binding family B member 3 isoform X3 translates to MMGKDYMLAIIIVNYDDNIWTDQNLLLDPDLPSGWRTIKDSTGTYYWHVPTGATQWQHPRLTGTPQPLHTQQEDAGQQSSSRQTGGVPEDRSSWHEDYLTNHDPDSKCFAVRSLGWLQVEEEDLSPGRSSLAVSNVIQQLSHCSSPEQRDRLGAWGEGREMMLVLKKDTLTLLDPLDHTPLHCQPIINIRVWGVGCNNGRDFAFVAGDKDSCVLKCHVFRCDTPAKAIATALHEMCSKMMSEKALMRPSHSLTMESISPEDLPRQVEFLEAVRQQVQKFEVQYIGNLPVSRAMGMEVLNRAIESIMNSTDRDDWEPTVIHVTDNVLSLWKGEEGEEPFWECQVRFLTFLGVGHDSHTFAVIVDGGTQRFECHVFWCEPDAGIISEAVQAACMVQYQKCLVAQTPPPRSKSWRANPSKVKRANSMDGAAFPPLTSRYHGSGISTVMTPRITKGGSGSVRKGMLAFFETFRNKQTATS
- the apbb3 gene encoding amyloid-beta A4 precursor protein-binding family B member 3 isoform X2 — encoded protein: MMGKDYMLAIIIVNYDDNIWTDQNLLLDPDLPSGWRTIKDSTGTYYWHVPTGATQWQHPRLTGTPQPLHTQEDAGQQSSSRQTGGVPEDRSSWHEDYLTNHDPDSKCFAVRSLGWLQVEEEDLSPGRSSLAVSNVIQQLSHCSSPEQRDRLGAWGEGREMMLVLKKDTLTLLDPLDHTPLHCQPIINIRVWGVGCNNGRDRDFAFVAGDKDSCVLKCHVFRCDTPAKAIATALHEMCSKMMSEKALMRPSHSLTMESISPEDLPRQVEFLEAVRQQVQKFEVQYIGNLPVSRAMGMEVLNRAIESIMNSTDRDDWEPTVIHVTDNVLSLWKGEEGEEPFWECQVRFLTFLGVGHDSHTFAVIVDGGTQRFECHVFWCEPDAGIISEAVQAACMVQYQKCLVAQTPPPRSKSWRANPSKVKRANSMDGAAFPPLTSRYHGSGISTVMTPRITKGGSGSVRKGMLAFFETFRNKQTATS